The proteins below come from a single Aegilops tauschii subsp. strangulata cultivar AL8/78 chromosome 6, Aet v6.0, whole genome shotgun sequence genomic window:
- the LOC109778802 gene encoding E3 ubiquitin-protein ligase makorin, with the protein MSNRSICKFFVNGACFKGDYCQFSHDWNDQPNDVCTFYQNGVCSYGSRCRYEHVEVSSEYTPPSTTAALAPSNSYLSWCPLCEGEIDVSNQTHKSLSVCSVHQSTWRFDDEDCIPEDGNSLSSALTAQNQALHPLAHLPICSFAAAGTCPYGKECPQMHGDPCTSCGKQCLHPYRPSEGGAHIKLCKRNNKRLETLKKSEEMECSVCLDRVLSKPTAAEKRFGLLPECDHAFCITCIRKWRSSSLTSSMDIDSTVKACPICRKVSYYVIPSATWYSSKEEKQDIIDGYKAKLKSIDCRYFDFGRDTCPFGGRCFYKHAYTDGRLEEPATVAVLHFHADNGSMEHARNIGLAYLLSRLHL; encoded by the exons ATGTCGAACAG GTCCATTTGCAAGTTCTTTGTGAATGGTGCTTGCTTTAAAGGAGACTACTGCCAATTCTCCCATGACTGGAATGATCAACCAAATGAT GTCTGCACATTTTACCAGAACGGTGTGTGCTCTTATGGCAGTCGTTGCAGATATGAACATGTTGAAGTTTCTTCTGAATACACCCCACCATCAACTACTGCAGCACTTGCACCATCCAACTCTTATCTGTCTTGGTGTCCTCTTTGTGAGGGGGAAATAGATGTGAGCAACCAGACACACAAAAGTTTATCGGTATGCTCTGTGCATCAGTCTACCTGGAGATTTGATGATGAAGATTGCATTCCAGAGGATGGGAACAGCTTGTCATCAGCACTAACTGCACAAAACCAAGCGCTCCACCCACTTGCTCATCTGCCCATATGCTCTTTTGCCGCAGCTGGAACTTGTCCCTATGGGAAAGAGTGCCCTCAGATGCATGGGGATCCATGCACATCCTGTGGAAAACAGTGCTTGCATCCCTACCGGCCCAGCGAAGGTGGGGCTCATATCAAGCTCTGCAAGAGAAACAACAAACGTCTTGAGACCTTGAAAAAAAGTGAAGAGATGGAATGTAGTGTGTGTTTGGACCGTGTGCTTTCAAAGCCCACAGCAGCGGAAAAGAGGTTTGGGCTTCTACCTGAATGTGACCATGCCTTCTGTATCACATGCATTAGGAAGTGGCGCAGCAGCTCTCTTACATCTTCTATGGATATCGACTCTACAGTCAAGGCTTGTCCAATATGCCGCAAAGTCTCGTACTATGTCATTCCTAGTGCTACATGGTACTCCTCGAAGGAGGAAAAACAGGATATAATTGACGGTTACAAGGCCAAGCTCAA GTCGATTGATTGTAGGTACTTTGACTTTGGAAGGGACACTTGCCCCTTTGGTGGTCGATGTTTCTACAAG CATGCCTACACCGATGGGCGTTTGGAGGAGCCGGCAACGGTGGCAGTGCTTCATTTTCATGCCGACAATGGTAGTATGGAGCATGCAAGAAATATTGG ATTGGCGTACTTGCTCAGCCGGTTACATCTGTAG